The following is a genomic window from Alphaproteobacteria bacterium LSUCC0396.
CGCCAAAGACCAGATAGCCCAGAATTACCGATGAAATAATTTCCATATATTGAAACGGTGCGAGCACACTCGCCGGTGCATTATTTGCCGCCCAGACGATGAAAATATGCCCGATCGTGGCGATCAATCCCATATAAATGATCCATTCAAACTGCTGGGCATCCGGCATAATAAAACCGGTGCCAGAAATGGTGAACATCTGTCCGATAATCATCGTCATGCCAAGCACGAAGGCGGCTGTAACCCCGACGATAAACTGCATCTGATAGGGGTGCGCCCTGCCTGCAAGCTGTCGTGTTATGGTGACATAGCCAGCCATAGCAACCGCCGTCGCCAGCGGATAAAGTGCCGGTGTACCAAAAATGACAAGGCTTGGTTGCAAGATCACCATGACACCTAATAGCCCGATGATAATCGCAATGATCCTACGCTGCCGGATTTGCTCGCCAAGGAAAATTGCCGACAGGGCGGTGAGGATCAGCGGCTGGACAAAATAGATCGAGATAGCCTCAGCCATCGGTAAATGTTGAAGCGCGGCAAAGAAACAGACCGTGGCAATCGCTAACAGAATACCGCGGGCAAACTGCATCATAAGGGTACCAGTCGGGATATGCCATTGACGCGCCCAGATCACCAGCGGTGCCATCAGTAAAATCTGCATGACGAACCGCATAAAGGTGACCTCGACTGGATCAAGCCCCTGTCCCAAAAGCTTGGCAAAAACATCAAGCCCCGGAATAAACAACATCGCAGCGCAAAGTTGCAGGATGCCCGTTGTCGTGCCTTTGGTGCTGGTGCGATGGTCATTTGAAGCTGCCGGTATCATGGCCAAAACAGTTCCTGCAATACGGCCAAAGGTCAATTGAATTCGGTTATGGTGAAAGCGTTGATAACAATCGGCGCGATGAAAATCATGCGGGGGACTAGATTGCTTTCCTCATCCGGCTTATAGTCGACAAGAACTATAACCAACACTTTAAACGGGCGGTGCCATGACAAGCGGGCTGATTGAAAAATGCCTTAATAATGGTATCCGCATGACCAGCCAACGGCAGATTATTCTGGGTGTTATCGAGGAGTCTGAGGATCATCCCGATGTTGACCAGCTTTACCGGCGCGCGGTTGAGCAAGACCATACGATTTCAATTGCGACTGTTTATCGTACGGTGAAATTGCTGGAAGAGGCTGGGGTTATTGACCGGTTAGAATTTGGTGATGGCCGCGCACGCTATGAAGAGTCCGGCGAGCATCATGAACATCTTGTTGATGTTGAAACCGGTGAAGTGATTGAGTTTTACCATGC
Proteins encoded in this region:
- a CDS encoding DMT family transporter, producing MIPAASNDHRTSTKGTTTGILQLCAAMLFIPGLDVFAKLLGQGLDPVEVTFMRFVMQILLMAPLVIWARQWHIPTGTLMMQFARGILLAIATVCFFAALQHLPMAEAISIYFVQPLILTALSAIFLGEQIRQRRIIAIIIGLLGVMVILQPSLVIFGTPALYPLATAVAMAGYVTITRQLAGRAHPYQMQFIVGVTAAFVLGMTMIIGQMFTISGTGFIMPDAQQFEWIIYMGLIATIGHIFIVWAANNAPASVLAPFQYMEIISSVILGYLVFGDLPAKSTILGVIIIVACGIYLFHRERIAAQQDNEQNC
- a CDS encoding Fur family transcriptional regulator, which gives rise to MTSGLIEKCLNNGIRMTSQRQIILGVIEESEDHPDVDQLYRRAVEQDHTISIATVYRTVKLLEEAGVIDRLEFGDGRARYEESGEHHEHLVDVETGEVIEFYHAELEALKEQIAREMGYELVDHRLELFGRKLKS